The segment CTCCATGAACACCAGCTCGGCCTGACGCTCACTGAGGCGGGAGTCTCCTTGATCCACACTGCTAGTGAGCTGCTCCTTAGTACGCTCGAGATTCCGGCGCCGTTCCTTCAGCACCTCTGCATAGCCTTCGCTCTTCTCATAGGATTGACTGAACTGGAGCAGCTGGGATTGAATGCCTTCGACCTCCTCCTCCAGCTGCTTTAAGGCCAGACGGTCGCTCTCCAGCTTCGCATCATGGGCCGAGACAACCGTTGACAGAGACAGCTGCTCCTGCTTCAGCAGCTCCAGCTTCTCTCCTGCCTCACTCCAGGCGGTATGAATCTGTTCGATCTGGTACACATACAGAGAAATCTCTTTATATTTGAGCTGTTCCTTCAGCTCTTTGTATCGCATAGCCTTCGCGGACTGTTCCTTCAGCGGACCAATCTGATCCTCCAGCTCGGTCACCAGGTCATGAATTCGAAGCAGGTTCTGCTCGGTTTCATCCAGCTTGCGCACCGATTCCTTCTTGCGTGATTTATATTTGACAATGCCCGAGGCTTCTTCAAAAATCCCTCTGCGATCCTCCGAGCGGGTGCTTAAAATCTCTTCAATCCGGCCCTGGCCAATGATGGAATACGCTTCCTTGCCAATTCCCGTATCCATAAACAGCTCGGTAATATCCTTCAGCCGGCAGGGCTGGCGATTAATCAGATATTCACTATCGCCGCTGCGGTGGACCCGCCGGGTCACTGTCACCTCGCTGAAGTCGAGCGGAAGCACATGGTCAGCATTATCCAGGGTTAAAGATACCTCCCCATAATTGACCGCTTTACGAGCATCACTTCCGGCAAAAATGATGTCCTCCATCTTTCCGCCCCGAAGCGATTTCGCACTCTGTTCTCCGAGAACCCAGCGAATCCCATCGGATATATTGCTTTTACCGCTGCCGTTCGGTCCAACGACCGCGGTAATGCCCCGGACAAAATCCATCTCCGTCTTATCGGCAAACGATTTAAAGCCCGCTAACTCGATTCTTTTCAAGAACATATCTTCCCTATCACCTCAAACGTTATTGTACCATACCCCGATCTTTCTTCACCTGCGATCCCCTGTCTTTGCTTGTTCCCAGACAACGAAAAAGAGCAAAAAACAGTCGTCGCCTCTCTCTTACCAATGATTCGCGCGACTGCTCTTTGCTCTTTGTTTGTCCGCAAGGACCGCTGCTAGGCCTCAGTGGCTCGGATGCGCTTTAACGCGACCGCTGCAGCCTGCTGCTCTGCTTCCTTCTTGGAGCGTCCGCTGCCTCGTCCAAGACATTCGCTTCCCATGTGTACCTCAGAGACAAACTCCCGCTCATGCGCAGGTCCCCGCTCCTCTACAATCCGGTATTCCAGTGTTCCCATGCCGTGATGCTGTGTCAATTCCTGCAGCTCGGTCTTGTAATCGCTCATCTGCGGGCGTCCGTTTAGCGTAATGGAAGGAAATACATGATCATTCAAAAAAACACTGACGGCTTCCAGGCCCTGATCCAGATAGAGCGCTCCCACAAAGGATTCGAACACATCCGCGAGCAGAGCCGGGCGGGTTCTGCCGCCCGTCATTTCCTCGCCTTTGCCCAGCAGTACGTACCGGCCGAAATCCAGCTTCTCGGCAAATTTGACCAGCGAAGGCTCACATACAATAGCCGCCCTCAGCTTGGTTAATTCGCCCTCCGGCCGATCCGGATACTGATTGTACAAAAATTCACTGACCGTGAGCTCAAGCACGGCATCACCCAGAAATTCAAGCCGTTCATTGTCCTGATTCTGGGTGAACCGGTGTTCATTGACATACGAGGCGTGGGTAAAGGCTTGCTTCAGCAGCGTGCCGTTACGAAACCGGATCTGGAGTTTATGCTGTAACTGCTTCAGATCTCCACTCAACGCACTGTCCCCTTACTTACTGAATTTTTTAAGAATAATGGTGGCGTTATGGCCCCCGAATCCAAAGGAGTTGGACATGACTACGTCCAGGTCGCTTGGTCTTGGATGGTTTGGAACATAATCCAGATCACATTCCGGATCCTGATCCTCCAGATTGATCGTCGGCGCAATGGTCTGATGAGTCAGGCTCAGTGCACAAATGACCGCTTCCACGCCGCCGGCTGCGCCCAGCAGATGCCCGGTCATGGACTTCGTAGAGCTGACCGCCAGCTTGTACGCATGATCACCGAACGCCTTCTTAACCGCCAGCGTTTCCGAGCGGTCACCGACCGGCGTAGACGTTCCGTGCGCATTGATGTAATCCACCTGCTCTGGCGCAATGCCTGCGTCACGGATCGCCATGTTCATACAGCGTGCCGCACCTTCCGGATTCGGCTCCGTGATATGGTGAGCATCAGCGCTCAAGCCATAGCCAATCACTTCTGCATAAATCTTGGCGCCGCGCTTCTCCGCATGCTCCAGCGATTCCAGAATCAGCACACCGGCTCCTTCGCCCATAACAAAGCCGTCACGGCCCGTATCAAACGGTCGGCTGGCTTTCTCCGGCTCCTCATTGCGTGTCGACATCGCTCTCATGGAGCAGAAGCCTGCCATGCCGGTAGGACGGATTGTCGCTTCAGCACCGCCGCACACCATGACATCTGCGTCTCCCCGCTGGATCATACGCATAGAGTCCCCGATCGAGTGCGTGCCTGTAGCGCAGGCCGTAACCTGCGTCGTATTCGGCCCCTTGGCACCCAGGTTGATTGACATCTGGCCGGACGCCATATTAGCGATCATCATCGGGATAAAGAACGGGCTAACCCGCTTCGGACCCTTCTCCAGCAGGACATTATGCTGATCCTCCCAGGTGCCTAGGCCGCCAATGCCGGAGCCGATCGACACGCCTACGCGCTCCGCTTCTGCATTCTCGCCGATCACAATGCCGCTGTCCTCCAGCGCCTTGGAGCCGGCAGCTACCGCAAACTGCACGAACCGGTCCATCTTCCGCGCTTCCTTCCGGTCCATATAATCCTCAGGGTTGAAATCCTTCACCGACGCCGCAATCTGCGTTGGATAGTCGCTGACATCAAAAGCCTCTACCACCGAAATACCGGATTTCCCTTCCATCAGGCTGTTCCAGAAGGTATCCAGGTCCTGACCCAATGAGGTCATAACGCCCATACCTGTAATTACTACTCTCTGTTTCAAAACAGATCACCTCTATATAGACTGCACTTCCGCAATCGGAAGGGCTGCAGTAATAATCTTTCATGTGCTGCATGCATCAAGCATGAGTGGAGTTTTAAAAAGTCTGAGAATGAGGAGAAGTCCCGCCTTTCATCCAAAAGAACGGGACCCAATTGATTCCTTAGGTATGAGATTGTATGTACTTCACAACTTCACCTACGGTTGTAATTTTCTCCGCATCTTCATCAGAGATCTCCATATCAAACTCATCTTCCAATTCCATAACCAATTCTACTACGTCGAGAGAATCAGCTCCAAGGTCATCTTTGAAAGATGCTTCTAGTGTAACGTCGGCTTCGTCAGCACCCAGGCGGTCGACAACGATGCGTTTCACGCGTTCTAATACATCGGACATCCGGCTCACCTCCTCTTTGGACATTATACGAGATATGACTTCAAATTACCATAGAAGCCCTGTGAATTCATGGGCTGTCCAAGCCCCCGCTATTCATCATAGCTGACAGGGTCGTTACATATACATTCCGCCGTCCACATGAAGGGTCTGTCCCGTCATGTAGGAAGCACCGGCAGAAGCCAGGAACACTACGATCGAAGCGATCTCTTCCGGCTGTCCCAAGCGAGCCAGCGGAATATCGTTCAACAGCTTCTGGCGCATCTCCTCCGGCAGCTCCCGCGTCATATCGGTATCGATAAAGCCGGGGGCTACCGCATTGACCGTAATACCGCGGGAAGCCAATTCCCTAGCCGCAGACTTGGTCAGACCGATCACACCGGCCTTGGCTGCAACATAGTTCGACTGCCCCGGATTCCCTAAGGCACCTACTACAGAGGAGATGTTGATAATTCTTCCGGAGCGCTGCTTCATCATAGGACGAGTGACAGCCTTCAGACAATTGAATACTCCCTTCAGGTTCGTTTCAATGACCTGATCAAACTCCTCTTCCTTCATACGCATGATGAGGTTGTCTCTCGTGATGCCTGCATTGTTGACGAGGATATCTATCCTCCCCCAGGCAGACAGCACCTGCTTCACAAGCTCTTCCGCTTCGCCGCTGACGCCGACATTGCCCTTCAGCACGAGCGCCTCCACGCCTTTGGCGCGAATCTCCTCGGCGACCTGCTCCGCTGCAGCCTGGTTACCGGAATAGTTTACCGCTACATTCACGCCCTGTTCGGCGAGCGCAAGTGCAATACTGCGGCCGATTCCACGGGAACCGCCGGTGACCAGTGACGTTTGCCCTTCTAACATTCGTTTCATCCTAACACCTCCTTTTCTCAAATACAGAGCCACTAGAGCCTGTCTAAAGCTACAAGCCAACCGACATCCCTAAACCTTCGCTTCAAGCTCCTGCAGGCTAGCCAAGCTGTTAATATTTATCAGCTTGACATTCTTGTCAATCTTCTTAATCAGACCGCTCAGCACATTGCCCGGACCGATCTCGATAAATGTATCCACACCCTGCGAGATCATCCACTCCACGCTGTCATGCCAGAGCACAGGAGAGTATACCTGCTCAACCAGCAGACTGCGGATTTGAGAGGCGCTGTCCGCCGGCCGCGCTGTAACATTGGCCACGACAGGGATTTCCGGCTTCGCTAGCGTGATGTCTGCCAGCTTGCCAGCCAGACGCTCTGACGCCTCCTTCATCATAGAGGAGTGAAACGGTCCGCTGACCTCCAGCGGGATGGCGCGCTTGGCTCCAGCTTCCTTGATTCGGGCAGATGCAGCGGCTACGCCCTCGGCGGTACCGGAGATGACGATCTGTCCCGGGCAGTTCACGTTGGCCAGCTCTACAGAAAAGCCTTCCGCCGTAATGCTGCTGCACAGAGAGGAGAGACCTTCTCGCTCTGCACCCAGCACGGCAGCCATAGCTCCCTGTCCCCCAGGTACAGCCGCTTCCATATATTCTCCCCGGGCTCTTACCACCTTGACGGCATCCTGCAGGGTCATAACCCCGGCCGCAACGAGGGCACTGTATTCGCCCAGGCTGTGCCCAGCCACATAATGAGGCACAATGCCATGCTCGCGCAGTCCCTCCAGATAAGCAATGCTTGCTGTAAGAAGTGCCGGCTGTGTGTTCGCGGTTTGCTTCAGCTGTTCCTCCGGACCGTTAAACATGAGTGAGCTGAGGCTCCATCCGAGCTCCTGGTCCGCACTGTCCACAATCGCTTTTGAAGCCGGAATGGCATCATAGACATCCTTCGCCATTCCGACGGATTGGGCTCCCTGCCCGGGAAATACAAATGCAATCTTATTCAAGTGATAAGCTCCTCTCCTTGATATGTGGTGTAACTGCCCCCGACAGGGGATCACCATTTCAGGACAGCTGCTCCCCAGGTCAGGCCGCCACCGAAGCCGACCATAAGCACAGTATCGCCTTCCTGGATTCGTCCCTCCTCCAGCGCTTCAACAAGCGCGAGCGGAACAGAAGCGGCAGAGGTATTCGCATATTTGTCCACGTTGATCACTACTTTTTCCGGTGGTAATGACAAACGCTCCATCGCTGACTGAATAATCCGGATGTTTGCCTGATGCGGGATAAAGAGATCCACGTCCTCTTTGGACGCGCCGGCTTTCTCCAGCACCTTCTCCGTTGCTGTGCCCATCACACGGACAGCAAACTTGAACACTTCCCGGCCATTCATGAAGATGGAATGCTTCTTGGCCTCAATGCTTTCCAATGAAGCCGGCACGCGTGAGCCGCCGCCTTCAAGGTACAGGTGAGATCCCCCGGCACCTTCCGCTCCAAGATCAAAGGCCTTGAAGCCTCGTCCCTCCGGTACCTCGCCAAGGACAACGGCACCCGCGCCGTCGCCGAACAGGACGCAGGTGTTCCGGTCGGTATAATCTGTGATCCGCGACAGGCAGTCTGCGCCAATAACGAGGGCGTTCTTGTACATGCCGGTCTGCAAAAAGTTTACTGCTGTCGCCAGGCCATAGACAAAGCCCGAACAGGCTGCCGACAGATCAAAAGCCGCAGCTTTCTTCGCGCCAAGACGCTCCTGCAGCAGACAAGCTGTAGAAGGGAAGAACATATCCGGCGTTATGGTCGCCACAATGATCAGGTCCAACTCCTCACCGGACATGCCCGCAGCCTCCAGCGCTTTGACCGCAGCATGGTAAGACAGATCTGACGTTGCCTCCTCCGGAGCAGCGATATGGCGTTCGCGGATTCCGGTACGGGACACAATCCACTCATCCGACGTATCGACCATCTTCTCCAGATCCTGATTGGTCAGGACTTTCTCCGGTACGTATTTACCGGCCCCGATAATGCCAACCGGACGTAATTGGTTATTCATACTCTCACTCACTTCCTGCTGATTTCACTTGAGATACTCTGAACGAGATGATTCTGAACGGCAAACCTGGCCTGCCGGACAGCATTCTTGATAGCATTGGCATCAGAAGATCCATGGGCCTTCACGACAAGCCCCTTCAAACCGAGCAGCGGTGCGCCTCCATGCTCCTTGTAATCCATCATAGATTTCAGATTCCGCAATTGCGGCATCATCAGAGCAGCGGCCAGCTTAGTCTTCAGCGACTGCCCAAACTGCTCCTTCAGCAGCGAGAACAGCGTGCCTGCTGTGCCTTCGATGGATTTCAGCATAATGTTACCGGCGAAGCCATCGCACACAATGACATCACAGACGCCATTCATAATATCCCGTGATTCCACATTGCCTACAAAATGAATCGAAAGCGACTCCAGCAGCGGATACGCATGCTTGGTCAGCTCATTGCCTTTTCCCGCCTCGGTGCCGATGTTCAGCAGTCCGACCCGCGGCCGGGACAATCCGTGTACCTTTTCCCGATACAGGCTTCCCATCAAGGCATATTGCTGCAAATGCTCCGGCTTGGCATCCATATTGGCTCCCAGATCCAGAGCAAGCACTCCCTTGCCGTCCACGGTCGGGATCATCGGTGCGAGCGCAGGGCGCTCGATGCCCTCCATCCGGCCGACAACCAGCAGACCGGTTGTCATCAAGGCTCCTGTATTGCCGGCAGAAATCATTGCATCTGCTTGTCCCTCATGGACCATCCGCCCTGCAACGACCATCGAGGCATCCTTCTTGCGGCGGACGGCGCGAACCGGCTCATCCTCCGCCTCGATCACCTCGCTGGCAGGCTGGACAAGCAAATTTGAAGGGCGGTCTTTCAGCAGCGGCGTCAAGGCCGCCTCATTACCGACCAGAACAATTTCAGTATCCTTCCATTCCCGGGCAGCAGCCAGCGCTCCTTCTACATTACTGTGCGGGGCGTGGTCTCCTCCCATGGCATCAATTGCAATTCTCACTTGCGGTTTCCTCCTTCGAAAAGTGTCACTCGGCTGCCGAACGGTAGACGACAAAATTCCCTTGAAAAACCATTTCGTCACCGACGTAGGTGAACACCTCAACCTTCGCCTTTTGAGCAGCATGGGTTCGTACGTATGCCTTGGCAATACATTTCTCCCCCAGACGCACCTGTCTCAGAAACCGGATATCCGCAGAGGACGTCAGGGCAATCTCATCATTAATCACAGCCACCGCCAGCGAGTTCGCCTGAGCGAATACATTGTGTCCCCGGGCAATCTTCGTTCTGCTGAATACGTGCTCCTCCCGAATCTCAAAAATCGAAATCCCGCTCTTGTCCAGCTGCAAATCGACAATGTCTCCGATGACCTCCTCCAGCGACAGGGACTTGACCTGGTCGTAGGAGTGCTCGGCCATCTGCTTCATCCGTTCACGCAGCTCCGGAATCCCCAGCTCCATCCGATCAAGCCGTATCGTCTGAATGCTCACCTTCAGCTGCCGTGTCAGCTCCCGATCGGTGACAAAAGGGTTCTCCTCGATCATTCTCATCAGCGACTGGTGGCGTTCCTTCTTCGGAAGACGTTCCATGGTGCTTCGGCCTCCTTCTGCCGCAATAGCGCCGTCCATATAGTATATTTCAGCGGATGCTGCATGCATTCCGCTATATTTAGAACCTGGTACTAAGATTAAGTATAAAGGATGTCCCCCTAAAAAGAAAGAGAACACCGGACAAAAAAAATAGCACCTCACCATAGATGAAGTACTACTTGTAATAAAACTATTGTTTGATAATCTCTCTAGCTTTGTACGTTCCACACACTTTGCATACGCGGTGAGCCAATTTCAATTCTCCGCACTGCTCGCATTTCACCATGCCTGGCACAGCCAGCTTAAAGTGAGTACGACGCTTGTCACGACGTGTTTTGGACGTTCTACGTTGAGGTACTGCCATGTTCCCACCTCCTTATCCGTTCAGCCCGCCAAGACGGGATGTTAAATCCATCATCATTTAAAAAAGTCCTTCAGCCCGGCCAGCCTCGGGTCGATCACTTCCGTGTCGCAGCCGCAGGAGCCTTCATTCAAATCTCTGCCGCATTTCGGACAAAGACCGCTGCAGTCCTTCCTGCACACCGGGGCCAGCGGTAAATAGAGCAGCAATGCTTCCTTCACATAGTCGGCAAGATCCACACTCTCACCTTCTACATACGTGATATCATCATTTTCATCCTGGAGGTTGTCCAGGCTGTCTACCGGCTGGAATACTTCATGAAAAGGGATGTCTACATGTTCGTTCACCGGATCCAGGCATCTGGAGCAGTGCATAACCAAATCGCCTTGCAGGCGCCCGGTTACAACTATCGAGCCGTCAACGGAGGATCTTGCAGCCAAATCCGCTTGAAGCGGCTTCACCTCAATAATATCCTTCCGGCCCTTCACCGTCTGACTGACATCCACGGTTTGATGGAATTGTAACGGTTGATCGCTGGTTGTCAATTTACGAAATTGAATAAGCATATCCATCACTCCAAACAAACAAAATTTATTATACCGATTCTTTGCGCCTTTTGTCAACAGGGTATGCATGAAGATCAGGGCAATTTCCGTTTGAAAATGAGTATAGCACGGCGCTTCAGGTCATTTCTATGATTATCGAGAAAAGCGGAATGTGTTTATGATATATTTTGTTCAAGGAGCTGATCTCGTGAAAACCGTTGGAATCATCGTGGAATACAACCCGCTTCATAATGGACATGTCCTGCACTATAAGAAATCCAAGGCCATCGCCCAGGCAGAGCGTACGGTCGCTGTCATGAGCGGGAATTTCCTTCAGCGCGGAGAGCCTGCTCTGGCCGGCAAACGGGCGCGGACCGAAATGGCGCTGTCCATGGGAGCTGACCTTGTCATCGAGCTTCCTGCTGCCTATGCAATACAGCCTGCCGAATGGTTCGCTTACGGCGCTGTTTCGCTGCTGCACGCTACCGGTGTTGTAGACAGCCTCTGCTTCGGCTCAGAGAGCGGCACACTGAGGGAGCTGACCCCTCTTGCGGCGCTGCTGTCTGCCGAGGACAGCCCGTTCAGAGAAGAGCTGCACCGCCAGATGAGCCTCGGGCACAGCTATCCTGCAGCCTATGCGGCCGCTGCCGGAGCGGCCCAAGGCTCATCTCCGGCTGAAGCCGCCGAGATCACCTCGCTGCTGGGCAAGCCGAACAACACATTAGGACTGCACTATTTGATGGCATTGCGGAGACTGAACAGTCCCATTCAGGCATATACAATTCCCCGGGAAGCGGCACAGTACCATGATCTGCTGCCAGCCGGGCCGACGATCGCCAGCGCCACCTCGATCCGGCGCATCATTCGGGAGCAGGGCCTGGAAGCGGCAGCACCGTATATGCCCCGCTATACCCTGGATATTTTGAGAAGAGAGACCGCGCTAGGGCGGGGTCCTGTGGACTGGGAGGCTTTCAAACAGCCGCTCTTTCTGCTGCTCCAAACCTTAAGCACTCGTGGACTTAGCCGTATGCTGGAGGTCAGCGAGGGCCTGGAGCACCGGATCAAGAGACTGCTGCCGCTCCTCCCCCAGCCGTCCGTTGAAGAGCTGATTAGCGCCCTGAAAACGAAACGCTATACGCGAACCAAGCTTCAGCGGATGCTGCTGCATATTTTGCTTCAGCACAGCAAGGAGGAGCTGAGCCCGGAGCGTCTTGCCCATGGACCCGGCTATATCAGGGTGCTCGGCTTCAGCTCTCGCGGTCAGGAGCTGCTGAAGGCCATGAAGAAAAGTGCTGCCCTTCCGGTCATTATGCAGGCCTCGGACCTGGAGCATCCTCAGCTGGAGCTCGATGTACAAGCTTCCGCAGCTTATGCCGGAGCCTACCCTGATCCGCACACGTCCTGGATGTACGAGGACTACCTTATGCCCCCGCTGCGGCTTTAAGCGGGAGGCTTTCCATATAATCCAGCGCATCCTGCAATTTCTCTACCGGCACCAGCTTCATGTCCGTGCCGATCTGGTCTGCACGGGCCCTGGCGTCCTCGAAATTTTGGCGCGGCACGAAGAAAATCTCTGCCCCTTCACGATCGGCAGCCACAATCTTGTGCACAATCCCGCCAATGGGGCCCACCGTCCCCTCCTTCGTTATCGTCCCCGTACCGGCTGCAACATATCCTTTGGTCAAATCTCCGGGAGTCAGCTGATTGTAAATTTCCATCGTAAACATTAATCCCGCGGAAGGCCCTCCAATATTCGTAGCCGAGAAGGCTACCTTATGGTCCGGATGATCCGGCTGGATCGTCTGCATGGTTGCAATGAGTACGCCGAGGCCCGGCCTTTTTTCCCCGGTTGCGCTGTCTGTAATTTCGACCAGCGGGAGAGTCACATCAAGCGGCTTGCCACTGCGCTCCAGCTGTACCTGAATGCGGTCACCGGCCTGCAGTGTACGAATAATTTCGGTCAAAGCCTCATGATCGTACACAGCCGTTCCGTTCACCTTCATCAGCTTGTCACCTGGACGGAAATAAGCCTCGCTGCCATACGTGTCCGGGACGGAACGGATAAACATATAATCTGGCACAATGTTGTAAGGAATCCCTGCAGCGGTATATGCCGCCTCCACGGCGAGTGACTGTGAGGTATTCATGTAATAGATCTGGGTCGCGCTGTATTCCTCTTTACTCTGGTCACCCAGCTTCTGCTCCTTCTGTACGACCTCGCTGTTAGGATTGACCGCCGACCAGGCGAGAAGCGCAATGTTGGCATAGCTCGCCGACACCGTTGTCAGCATAAATGCCCCCTGCTCCTCGGAATCTCCGCCATTCACCGAAATCATCGGCTTGATTTCCTCCGCGCTGCCCGGCTGATAGATCATGTAGGGAGTCGGCATGTAGACGATAACGTACACCATGACAGCGACCAGCAGCAGATAAGCGGCGACTCTCATTCCACTTGAATTTCTTGTTCTGTTCATTTGATGTCTCCTTCCCCCGGATGCAGCTGTAGTCCAGCTGAAGTCCTTGTACACAAGGTCTAAAGGGCTGTCATCCCTGCATAAAATGGTACTAGCCATGTTTACGCAGGAAGGAGACCCCTTATGAATAAAGACCCTGCCGGCGGTCTGAAGGCCGGCCTTTGGATCACGGTCTTGCTGGGAACGGCGGCATTCTTGCTCGTTGCAGCCATTGTCAGCGGACCGGAAACTGCTTTTGAGGCTTCGCTTCATGCGTTACAGCTGTGGTGGCATATCGTCTTCCCGGCGCTGCTGCCCTTCCTCGTGCTGACCGAAATCATGCTGGCAAGCGGCGCTTCCCACGGCGCAGGCGTACTGCTGGAGCCGTTGATGCGCCGCGTGCTGAAGCTGCCGGGACAAGCAGGCTGGGTGCTCGTTACCGGCATGACTGCCGGCTTTCCGGCCGGAGCGCAGGCGGCGCAGACGCTGGCCCAGCAGGACCGATTGAGTCCACAGCTGACCGGCAGACTTGCGTCGTTATCACATTTTTGCAGCCCGATGGCCATTCTGATCGTCGTCGGAGCCGGCATGCTGCAGGACCCTGCCGCTGGCTACGTGCTGCTAATAGCGCATTGGTCAGGAGGACTGCTGGCGGCGTGGACACGCTCACGCAAGCATCAGAGCAGCGATGACATCCCGTCCGTGCCACACCACCAGCATACAAGTCCTCTGCTGCTAAGGGCTGCGCAGGCAGCCGGGCAGGCCAGGGCCCGAGACGGACGCAGCCTGGGCAGGCTGCTCGGCGATTCGGTCAGCCGCTCCGTTCAGACGCTGATGATAACCGGCGGGTACATTATTATTTTTGCTGTGCTGATCTCTCTGCTGCAGCATTACTTCCCTATTGTACCCGGAAGCTTGACCTCCGGGACTCTGGAGCTGTACACCGGCGCGCAGGC is part of the Paenibacillus algicola genome and harbors:
- a CDS encoding SepM family pheromone-processing serine protease, whose translation is MNRTRNSSGMRVAAYLLLVAVMVYVIVYMPTPYMIYQPGSAEEIKPMISVNGGDSEEQGAFMLTTVSASYANIALLAWSAVNPNSEVVQKEQKLGDQSKEEYSATQIYYMNTSQSLAVEAAYTAAGIPYNIVPDYMFIRSVPDTYGSEAYFRPGDKLMKVNGTAVYDHEALTEIIRTLQAGDRIQVQLERSGKPLDVTLPLVEITDSATGEKRPGLGVLIATMQTIQPDHPDHKVAFSATNIGGPSAGLMFTMEIYNQLTPGDLTKGYVAAGTGTITKEGTVGPIGGIVHKIVAADREGAEIFFVPRQNFEDARARADQIGTDMKLVPVEKLQDALDYMESLPLKAAAGA
- a CDS encoding nucleoside recognition domain-containing protein, encoding MNKDPAGGLKAGLWITVLLGTAAFLLVAAIVSGPETAFEASLHALQLWWHIVFPALLPFLVLTEIMLASGASHGAGVLLEPLMRRVLKLPGQAGWVLVTGMTAGFPAGAQAAQTLAQQDRLSPQLTGRLASLSHFCSPMAILIVVGAGMLQDPAAGYVLLIAHWSGGLLAAWTRSRKHQSSDDIPSVPHHQHTSPLLLRAAQAAGQARARDGRSLGRLLGDSVSRSVQTLMITGGYIIIFAVLISLLQHYFPIVPGSLTSGTLELYTGAQALSHAFTGTTPTQLALLSALLAWGGLSGQLQSLSIVKERAISWRAYAGHRLLHALYAAGITLLIWKPLQGLLPPAAPAFGSIPAEYAPNGLSFSGWDSFVDLFLWQVVLGLVLVLAFSLTSRFFIQRKD